One region of Pseudoalteromonas galatheae genomic DNA includes:
- a CDS encoding DUF5916 domain-containing protein, whose protein sequence is MNKSNKFWLGLSYPMMAGAVLAEPIVIDGKLNEAQWGSATHFEQFVQVVPVTLASANDKITAKAFATADGVYIGIKNFQHKAERKRQFNIHDRFMQADFNRVVVDFSGDGSSAYQFSVTLGGGSQDGVVTPSLNVDYDWDGDWHYANHIDDTYWTTELLIPWHTVSFQPGDELGLKNIGVSVQLYELKSNFIYANHEDTTANNDFFLSMPKIAAHIPAHSQLAFVPYFAHQAQFAPLSTSPSERQHQSDVGFDLFYKPSHHQKVSLAVNPDFGQVDIDDVDVNYSAVETLRTDKRPFFTQDISLFEVAALESTKLIHTRRIGASSDDGTRAITPIDAALRFVHKGKSVQFGTFVVSESDFSDDIGKQFFAARANYRTQDWQAGVLATKTDRPFLERDATSYALDGQYRSDTWSFKGALLQTEVETQKQRVTGEGVSLEAEYQQSLQTKFAARYFAVDDEFDNRDLGYMKRNDWQVSELYGEYSMHPKDSWFTRLKQSLTLRHEQNNAGTGLAARQAYLAQFLLANGGQLNLGLDYYTSGKQDNLGRGTEMFEMPSRVESRVFYQSPYVGDFSWAASIELDQEGISGSAQQYAVDLTWMPHYNWNLKLSNFFRSGDGWLMANGHNRLSEYDRDEFSNKFEFNGRITDNLELSGSLQWTVLEAQSKTIYQLTNGELREIHGDTSFDDRRLASQIKLRYRMGAYSDIFLVYQRGGANFSTLEKSQVGRRDWFGSVADLWQQPVQDLVTFKVRYLF, encoded by the coding sequence ATGAATAAAAGCAATAAATTTTGGCTTGGTTTAAGTTATCCCATGATGGCAGGAGCTGTACTTGCGGAACCTATCGTGATTGATGGTAAGTTAAATGAAGCGCAGTGGGGTTCTGCTACACACTTTGAACAATTTGTTCAGGTTGTGCCTGTAACTTTGGCATCTGCCAATGACAAAATTACAGCAAAAGCCTTTGCAACCGCCGACGGTGTTTATATTGGTATTAAAAACTTTCAGCATAAAGCCGAGCGTAAGCGACAATTCAATATCCATGACCGCTTTATGCAAGCTGACTTCAATCGGGTAGTTGTGGACTTTTCAGGTGACGGCAGCAGCGCATATCAATTCTCGGTGACATTAGGTGGCGGCTCGCAAGATGGTGTTGTAACCCCAAGCTTAAACGTGGATTACGATTGGGATGGGGACTGGCACTATGCCAATCACATTGACGATACGTATTGGACCACAGAATTATTGATCCCTTGGCATACTGTATCGTTTCAGCCGGGAGATGAGCTGGGGCTTAAAAATATTGGGGTTTCGGTACAGTTGTATGAGCTTAAGAGTAATTTTATCTATGCAAACCATGAGGATACAACAGCAAATAACGACTTTTTCTTGTCTATGCCAAAGATCGCAGCACACATCCCCGCACATTCTCAATTGGCATTTGTGCCTTACTTTGCGCATCAAGCTCAATTTGCACCTCTAAGCACTTCGCCTTCCGAGCGCCAGCACCAGTCCGATGTTGGTTTTGATTTATTCTACAAGCCTTCTCATCATCAGAAGGTAAGTCTTGCTGTGAATCCTGATTTTGGTCAGGTGGATATCGATGATGTTGATGTGAATTATTCGGCCGTGGAAACGCTTCGCACCGATAAACGTCCATTTTTCACCCAAGATATCAGCCTGTTTGAAGTTGCTGCACTTGAAAGCACTAAGCTTATTCATACCCGTCGTATAGGGGCATCAAGTGATGATGGTACACGTGCAATCACCCCCATAGATGCCGCGCTACGATTTGTACATAAAGGTAAGTCGGTACAATTTGGTACTTTTGTTGTGTCTGAGTCGGACTTTTCGGATGATATCGGTAAGCAGTTTTTTGCCGCAAGAGCTAATTATCGCACGCAAGATTGGCAGGCTGGTGTGCTTGCAACCAAAACAGACAGACCGTTTCTTGAGCGTGATGCCACAAGTTATGCCCTTGATGGCCAGTATCGTAGTGATACTTGGTCTTTCAAAGGTGCGCTATTACAAACTGAGGTAGAAACACAAAAGCAACGTGTTACAGGTGAAGGTGTATCGCTAGAGGCAGAGTATCAACAGTCGTTACAGACAAAGTTCGCTGCGCGCTACTTTGCTGTGGATGACGAATTTGATAATCGTGATCTCGGTTATATGAAACGCAATGACTGGCAGGTGAGTGAGCTTTATGGTGAATACTCGATGCACCCAAAAGACAGCTGGTTTACCAGATTAAAGCAGTCACTCACATTAAGACATGAGCAAAATAATGCAGGAACAGGCTTAGCGGCCAGACAAGCATATTTAGCGCAGTTTTTGCTGGCAAATGGTGGTCAGCTCAATCTCGGCCTAGATTATTACACCAGCGGTAAACAAGATAATTTAGGGCGAGGCACAGAGATGTTTGAGATGCCAAGCCGCGTGGAGTCTCGGGTATTTTATCAAAGCCCTTATGTAGGAGATTTTTCTTGGGCTGCAAGTATAGAGCTTGACCAGGAGGGAATATCAGGCTCAGCACAGCAGTACGCCGTGGATTTGACGTGGATGCCACATTATAACTGGAACCTTAAGTTGAGTAATTTCTTTAGAAGCGGTGATGGCTGGCTAATGGCAAACGGGCACAACCGCTTGAGTGAATACGATAGAGATGAGTTTTCCAATAAATTTGAATTTAATGGCCGGATCACTGACAACCTTGAACTCAGTGGTTCACTACAGTGGACGGTACTTGAAGCGCAAAGTAAGACGATTTATCAACTTACCAACGGTGAGCTTCGCGAGATTCATGGTGATACCAGTTTTGACGATAGGCGCTTAGCGAGCCAGATAAAACTGCGTTATCGTATGGGTGCATATTCAGACATTTTTTTAGTGTATCAACGAGGAGGTGCAAACTTTTCGACACTTGAAAAGTCTCAGGTCGGGCGCAGAGATTGGTTTGGTAGTGTTGCCGATTTATGGCAACAGCCAGTGCAAGACTTAGTGACGTTTAAGGTGCGATATTTATTTTAA
- a CDS encoding MDR family MFS transporter produces MENSSAIERLKRFTPLVWVMLVGNFFVRASYYMVWPFLAVILYENYGLSATEVGLLLTVSATFAVFLGFYTGNLADRFGRTKMLYTAVFVGVISFSLLAVAESLWLFATSVFLACLPRTLWDAPSKALLTEELADAKDRELALHLLYFLVNVGAALGPLYGLWAGLNGEQFSFIYTGISYIGLLLALLYFRPKMSEVQTFALQSAAQSVPKFAKWLGILRKDKVFLIVLIATTLVYLVYAQCDSSLVQYLTRAEVPDLAWLISSLIIANSSVIIVCQFPLLHLMRNWRIENRLYAGGVILIISQVMMALNDVQNIWGWIAAMMVLSLSEAIMFTNINVYIDRLAPDNLKASYFGAAGLCSLGYALAPILGGLILDFYSGMMLFIIMTLVSITALGFYRIAELRPKAAAEIL; encoded by the coding sequence ATGGAGAATAGCTCTGCAATCGAGCGGTTAAAGCGCTTTACACCTTTAGTTTGGGTAATGCTTGTTGGTAACTTTTTCGTCCGTGCTAGTTACTATATGGTATGGCCATTTTTAGCTGTTATTCTTTACGAAAATTATGGGCTGAGTGCAACAGAGGTCGGTTTATTGCTGACGGTGTCAGCAACTTTCGCAGTATTTTTGGGGTTTTATACGGGGAATCTCGCAGACCGTTTCGGTCGCACCAAAATGCTCTATACGGCGGTGTTTGTTGGTGTGATTTCCTTTTCACTGTTGGCGGTGGCCGAGTCGTTGTGGTTGTTTGCAACCTCTGTGTTCTTAGCTTGTCTACCCAGAACGCTCTGGGATGCGCCCAGTAAAGCATTACTTACAGAAGAGCTTGCTGACGCGAAAGACAGAGAGCTTGCATTGCATTTACTCTATTTCCTCGTGAATGTGGGAGCTGCTTTAGGGCCATTATACGGTTTATGGGCAGGGCTCAATGGTGAGCAGTTTAGTTTTATTTACACTGGCATTTCGTATATTGGTTTGTTGCTCGCATTGCTTTACTTTAGACCTAAAATGAGTGAAGTGCAGACTTTCGCTTTGCAGTCTGCCGCTCAGTCGGTACCGAAGTTTGCAAAATGGCTGGGGATCTTGCGAAAAGATAAAGTCTTTTTAATAGTACTAATCGCTACAACCTTAGTTTATTTAGTCTATGCGCAATGCGACTCTAGCTTAGTGCAGTATTTGACACGTGCAGAGGTCCCAGATCTGGCTTGGTTAATTTCTAGCTTAATTATCGCAAATTCTAGTGTGATCATCGTTTGTCAGTTTCCATTACTACATCTGATGCGTAATTGGCGTATTGAAAATAGGCTCTATGCGGGTGGCGTGATATTGATCATTTCACAAGTCATGATGGCCTTAAATGATGTGCAAAATATCTGGGGATGGATTGCAGCGATGATGGTGTTGAGTTTGAGCGAAGCGATTATGTTTACTAACATCAATGTCTATATTGACAGGTTGGCACCAGATAACCTGAAAGCTAGCTATTTTGGTGCTGCTGGCTTGTGTTCATTAGGGTATGCATTAGCACCCATTTTAGGTGGACTTATATTAGATTTTTACTCCGGCATGATGCTGTTTATCATCATGACCCTAGTATCTATCACCGCGCTTGGGTTTTATCGCATTGCTGAGCTGAGACCTAAGGCTGCTGCCGAAATTCTATAA
- a CDS encoding ABC transporter ATP-binding protein yields the protein MITIKSLSKSFSKEVLFDNYSQQFDHDRICLAAPNGVGKTTLLCMIAGLDDAFNGDILLQGKKIDKRQTLVALASDNIPFPAFLRAKELLTLTSTAWQCDFPSQLVNDFQFEAFLTTRYADLSSGNKKKLQLINALMRNPPYLLLDEPTAALDAAGCEYIVELTQNYAGMVLMTSHEPEPFLQVGFHSVPLAPKLGG from the coding sequence ATGATAACGATAAAATCTTTAAGTAAAAGTTTCTCTAAAGAAGTGCTGTTTGACAACTATTCACAACAGTTTGACCATGATAGGATTTGTTTAGCGGCACCGAATGGCGTAGGGAAAACCACCTTACTGTGTATGATTGCTGGGCTTGATGATGCGTTCAATGGCGATATTCTATTACAAGGTAAAAAAATCGATAAGCGCCAAACACTTGTTGCACTTGCGTCAGACAACATTCCCTTTCCTGCTTTTTTGCGTGCAAAAGAGCTATTAACTCTCACATCAACCGCATGGCAATGTGATTTTCCTTCTCAGCTTGTAAACGACTTCCAGTTTGAAGCCTTTTTAACGACGCGCTACGCGGATCTCTCCTCTGGTAACAAAAAGAAGCTTCAGCTTATTAATGCTTTGATGCGTAACCCCCCTTATTTATTGCTTGATGAGCCCACTGCGGCTTTGGACGCGGCAGGTTGCGAGTATATCGTTGAGTTGACGCAAAACTACGCAGGTATGGTGCTGATGACAAGTCATGAGCCCGAACCATTTTTACAAGTCGGGTTTCATTCTGTTCCTTTAGCACCGAAGCTGGGTGGTTAA
- a CDS encoding substrate-binding periplasmic protein: MQYLIGSVIGLSSIFSVLAATPAKVDIYTEHFPPYQIEQKNGSITGLATDIVRLIMWEAELGYQIYMVPWTRAKAFSEKSPYSLLYSIARTEQREENHVWIAPLCQLKIAFYKRADIANEQAWEIWRIKQYVVAVAADQLSENYLKAHGFVADKNILSITNLDRAGELLERGRIDFIFGAESFVDQMAARMGVTEQWDKVLDIPELSKTLYLTANSNAPTEYINRLRAAAERVQMQRKKVDVGCHIDE, from the coding sequence ATGCAGTATTTAATTGGGAGCGTTATAGGGTTATCTAGTATCTTCAGTGTCTTAGCCGCAACGCCAGCAAAAGTAGATATCTATACCGAGCATTTTCCCCCTTACCAAATAGAGCAAAAGAATGGCTCCATCACAGGGCTTGCGACCGACATCGTGCGCTTAATTATGTGGGAGGCAGAACTAGGCTATCAGATCTATATGGTACCATGGACTCGCGCTAAGGCTTTTTCAGAAAAGTCCCCTTATTCGTTGCTGTACTCTATCGCCAGAACAGAGCAGCGTGAAGAAAATCATGTGTGGATTGCACCGCTTTGCCAGCTAAAGATCGCATTTTATAAACGCGCGGATATTGCAAATGAGCAAGCATGGGAAATATGGAGAATTAAACAGTATGTTGTCGCGGTTGCGGCCGATCAACTTTCCGAGAATTATTTAAAAGCACATGGCTTTGTCGCCGATAAAAACATATTGTCAATAACCAACTTAGATCGAGCTGGCGAATTACTCGAAAGAGGCAGAATTGACTTTATTTTTGGCGCTGAAAGTTTCGTCGATCAGATGGCTGCTAGAATGGGTGTCACCGAGCAGTGGGACAAAGTGCTAGATATCCCAGAGTTAAGTAAAACCCTTTATTTAACCGCCAATTCCAACGCTCCTACAGAATATATAAATCGCTTACGTGCTGCCGCTGAACGAGTACAAATGCAACGCAAAAAGGTTGATGTCGGCTGCCACATTGACGAGTAA
- a CDS encoding acyloxyacyl hydrolase yields MRLVLLLLMLFASTYSHANEVAVDYVVGEGDVKGLRLGYRPLCYKLADYGFGESTYVYFELSTNYWEYGNPTRSDTTFAIALSPVLSVPLTEFAGKPVNFEFGIGMTYVSDTRFAGKDIGVHYQFEDRIGLSVNLNPSTKVGIRYLHYSNAGLSDHNPGLDFFNVFYVKRF; encoded by the coding sequence ATGCGATTAGTTTTATTATTACTTATGCTGTTTGCGTCTACTTACTCACATGCTAATGAAGTTGCGGTTGATTATGTGGTAGGCGAAGGTGATGTAAAGGGGCTGAGGCTTGGGTATCGCCCTTTGTGTTATAAATTAGCGGATTATGGCTTTGGTGAAAGCACTTATGTTTATTTTGAGCTCAGCACCAATTATTGGGAATACGGCAACCCAACACGCTCAGATACGACATTCGCGATCGCCTTGTCACCCGTACTCAGTGTTCCACTGACCGAGTTTGCTGGAAAACCAGTAAATTTTGAGTTCGGGATTGGCATGACCTACGTCAGTGATACCCGATTTGCAGGTAAAGACATTGGTGTTCACTATCAGTTTGAAGACCGTATTGGACTTAGTGTTAATTTGAACCCCAGTACTAAAGTTGGAATCCGATATCTGCATTATTCTAATGCTGGTTTGAGCGACCACAACCCCGGTCTTGATTTTTTTAATGTGTTCTACGTTAAGCGGTTTTAA
- a CDS encoding DUF6136 family protein, which translates to MFYYYNYRKTSLTLSLQAIGQQLQQFGLMIAALFQIYLLGFIAILFMGIGKIVESDSPVAQVQIAWGLLAAQSFILFVFRDAVLDNAHRSYHHTILHRAIHQKVADGLSVLVVHPLLLMTLILCYSIGIEKITQAWQLLLFAVTQFFVALCFVYRPLGTSIGLLITAIISFAVIEITWYLVTVNLIAFGCAAVLPRKVTLSVMVKGLTTFWLSFAYNHYFVLLWRIVMSVLVVWFGAVLSTERPDLKANYVPGLVTLNLLWWSSLAIDLKPEIYDRAAYWLSIDKLQPAKRSIWTIVLTAAVCFSVPVYMLLGLTVVSLLPYAFLPLLVLSALKGPQHLAMTWLSTLVLSYTAFVLW; encoded by the coding sequence ATGTTTTATTACTACAACTACAGAAAAACGTCACTTACTTTGTCGCTGCAGGCGATAGGCCAGCAACTTCAACAATTTGGCTTGATGATAGCTGCGCTGTTTCAAATCTATCTGCTAGGTTTTATCGCAATACTATTTATGGGTATAGGTAAAATAGTTGAAAGTGATAGTCCAGTGGCGCAGGTACAAATTGCATGGGGGTTACTTGCGGCGCAAAGCTTTATTCTATTTGTGTTTCGAGATGCGGTTTTGGATAACGCGCACAGAAGTTACCACCACACGATCCTGCATCGTGCCATCCATCAAAAAGTGGCGGATGGATTGTCGGTACTTGTTGTTCACCCTTTATTATTGATGACGCTAATTCTCTGCTATTCAATTGGAATTGAGAAAATCACACAAGCGTGGCAATTACTGCTTTTTGCGGTGACGCAATTCTTCGTTGCCCTTTGCTTTGTCTATCGGCCTTTGGGGACCAGTATTGGGTTATTGATAACGGCAATTATCAGTTTTGCTGTTATCGAAATCACTTGGTATTTGGTTACTGTAAACTTAATAGCGTTCGGCTGTGCTGCGGTGCTACCACGTAAAGTGACGTTATCGGTAATGGTTAAAGGATTGACGACGTTTTGGTTGAGCTTTGCTTACAATCACTACTTTGTGCTGCTATGGCGTATTGTGATGAGCGTGTTGGTGGTATGGTTTGGTGCGGTCTTAAGCACAGAGCGACCTGATCTAAAAGCAAATTATGTTCCGGGACTGGTGACTCTAAATCTTTTATGGTGGTCGAGTCTTGCAATTGATCTCAAGCCTGAAATCTACGATCGTGCTGCATATTGGTTAAGTATAGATAAGCTGCAACCAGCAAAGCGGAGTATCTGGACTATTGTGCTGACGGCTGCCGTCTGTTTTTCAGTGCCTGTCTATATGTTATTGGGACTGACTGTTGTGAGCCTGTTACCCTATGCATTTTTGCCGCTTTTGGTGTTAAGTGCATTAAAAGGTCCACAACATTTAGCCATGACTTGGCTCAGTACTTTAGTACTGAGCTATACAGCGTTTGTGCTTTGGTAA
- the ygjK gene encoding alpha-glucosidase → MLLLMLFVACKAHANPKIINTISRFGHPQVMKPADKFGHSPYSPLFDNGAWHGHLLPDSAAQFGGFTGNAIITEEYLTYLFERIERLQVFHDDTKLQFDATQYSLPGELVQTLRHELATVTIRLRFVSERVSLIQTTIHTEQRLTLKLDGKLLHQLNEQQALDQQYPKLAPTMIASESGISTTFGRVRDPWALLTSGSNEYSITRTIPFKNVVENNRYYSETQTSGDLQFYTAISYVHNQQERIKTAKAVAKILSSPVTYWQRSIARWTGYLARYQTLPRDKQTLAIKAVETLIGNWRSPAGAIAFDTVSPSVTARWFSGNLTWPWDSWKQASALRLFAPNLAKANIDAVFSYQIAANDPVRPQDKGLLPDLIGYNLPPERGGDGGNWSERNSKPSLAAWAVLNTYHASKDKTWLAQIYPKLVAYRDWWLRNRDHNQNGIPEFGATIDKHHNNQAGELLFYLHEGKQKHARFGLKAYRDAQTQGKQISIPAQTAASWESGRDDAANFGFISPQQLEIYVKQGGDAKDWQVEFASNKDAQGQLLGYSLMQESVDGASYFYSDTKNLSTIANILAKPQEAKAFSAQAKQIADYINRCMFDDNSGYYYDIRIAASPLENGCAGKPIIERGRGPEGWAPLFNQVATAYHAKRVSEVMLSPSEFNTYIPLGSASQTNPAFGANIYWRGRVWLDQLYFGLMGLRYYGYETEANTLLDRFMQNADGLMKNAPIRENYNPLTGEQQGAPNFSWSAAHILLMIEAFEMGKPKRPIKEEKPVSQQITTN, encoded by the coding sequence ATGTTATTACTCATGCTCTTTGTAGCATGCAAAGCGCACGCGAACCCCAAAATCATCAACACAATTTCACGTTTTGGTCACCCTCAAGTGATGAAGCCCGCAGACAAGTTTGGTCATAGCCCATATTCTCCACTTTTTGATAACGGCGCATGGCATGGTCACTTACTTCCTGATAGCGCTGCACAATTCGGTGGCTTCACAGGTAACGCGATTATCACCGAAGAGTATTTAACGTATTTATTTGAGCGTATTGAGCGCCTACAGGTTTTTCATGATGATACCAAATTGCAATTTGATGCAACGCAATACAGCCTGCCTGGAGAGCTGGTGCAAACGCTCAGACATGAGCTCGCGACGGTGACGATCCGCTTACGCTTTGTAAGTGAGCGTGTTTCTCTTATTCAAACCACTATTCATACAGAGCAACGACTTACTTTAAAATTGGATGGCAAATTACTCCACCAGCTTAATGAACAACAAGCACTGGACCAACAATACCCTAAGCTCGCACCAACCATGATTGCCAGCGAAAGTGGGATCAGTACCACTTTTGGTCGTGTTCGCGATCCGTGGGCGCTTCTGACCTCTGGTAGCAACGAGTACTCAATTACCCGCACAATCCCTTTCAAAAATGTGGTAGAAAACAACCGTTATTATAGCGAGACGCAAACCTCTGGTGATCTGCAGTTTTATACCGCAATAAGCTATGTCCACAATCAACAAGAGCGCATAAAAACAGCAAAGGCCGTTGCCAAAATACTGTCATCCCCGGTTACGTATTGGCAACGCTCTATAGCTCGCTGGACGGGCTATTTAGCACGCTATCAAACCTTACCACGAGATAAACAAACATTAGCGATAAAAGCGGTTGAAACCCTCATTGGTAACTGGCGATCTCCTGCAGGGGCAATCGCGTTTGATACCGTATCGCCTTCGGTCACTGCTCGCTGGTTTTCCGGCAATTTAACTTGGCCTTGGGACAGCTGGAAACAAGCATCAGCATTGAGACTATTTGCACCTAATTTAGCCAAGGCCAACATTGATGCCGTATTTTCCTATCAAATAGCAGCGAACGATCCTGTAAGACCCCAAGATAAAGGCTTATTACCCGATTTAATTGGTTATAACCTGCCACCAGAACGCGGTGGCGATGGCGGTAATTGGAGCGAACGGAATTCAAAACCCTCGCTGGCCGCTTGGGCGGTGTTGAATACCTACCATGCCAGCAAAGACAAAACTTGGCTTGCACAAATTTACCCTAAACTTGTCGCCTATCGTGATTGGTGGCTGCGCAACCGTGATCACAACCAAAATGGTATTCCTGAATTTGGTGCAACCATAGATAAACACCATAATAATCAAGCGGGTGAATTATTATTCTATCTACATGAAGGAAAGCAAAAGCATGCCCGCTTTGGGCTAAAAGCCTATCGCGATGCGCAAACACAAGGTAAACAGATAAGTATTCCCGCACAGACCGCAGCGTCATGGGAGTCTGGAAGAGACGATGCTGCTAACTTTGGTTTTATCTCACCACAGCAGCTTGAGATCTATGTGAAACAAGGTGGTGATGCTAAAGACTGGCAAGTCGAGTTTGCCAGCAATAAGGACGCCCAAGGCCAACTGCTAGGTTACTCTTTGATGCAAGAATCTGTTGACGGGGCCAGTTATTTTTATTCTGACACCAAAAACTTGAGTACCATCGCCAATATCTTGGCTAAGCCACAGGAAGCCAAAGCCTTTTCAGCACAAGCAAAGCAGATCGCCGATTATATTAACCGCTGCATGTTCGACGATAACAGCGGATACTACTACGACATTCGCATTGCCGCATCACCGCTTGAAAATGGCTGTGCAGGGAAACCAATCATTGAGCGTGGTCGCGGCCCGGAGGGTTGGGCTCCGCTCTTTAATCAAGTAGCAACAGCGTATCATGCTAAACGCGTCTCTGAAGTAATGCTCAGCCCCAGTGAATTCAACACCTATATTCCTCTGGGATCTGCATCCCAGACCAACCCTGCATTTGGCGCAAACATCTATTGGCGTGGTCGTGTCTGGCTTGACCAATTGTATTTTGGCTTGATGGGACTGCGCTATTATGGTTATGAAACTGAAGCGAACACTTTGCTTGATCGATTTATGCAAAATGCGGATGGTCTGATGAAAAACGCGCCTATTCGTGAAAACTACAACCCACTCACCGGTGAACAACAAGGCGCACCGAACTTTTCATGGAGCGCAGCTCATATTTTGCTCATGATAGAAGCATTTGAGATGGGCAAGCCCAAAAGGCCAATTAAAGAAGAAAAGCCAGTTTCGCAACAGATCACCACAAATTAG
- a CDS encoding winged helix-turn-helix domain-containing protein, whose amino-acid sequence MVCFGHWQFDLQQDCLTHRQSQETVKLEPQMARLLALFIEHHNEVLEKYWLTEKLWQHAVVEPNSLYQLLTKLRKVLGDDPKNPIYIKTIPKRGYRFIAPLTSHDKVSQHTIKPVKTITKSHFFSFSAVVMAVLCFGAIAFFNQTPTEKTPSRYETSSLSHDLGLEFDVDAHQSQDLIAYIKDFTHLVIANKQGYQLNAHHFDSRISFPSWSPDSDKLAFWQYQGSGCQLHVMTAAGQFFHSSQIIPCQVGTKPVWKNDKELILTFGQYNAKAAHLYRLESHQMVKLPLALAANEQLKMAIRGWGGKTYYLVQDKQRLARLQTLDGTVHIEWPVPVTSVAFDIYHQAVIASQYGSLSRHFRDGDIHAIKETEIGLYTSFSSDQHGDIFAALESFQVNIKDRDNLPLFSSSSIDYLPLTNSLGETAFMSRRSGVCEVYLYRDDKISQLSFHQGHEYVGFLVWSPELNYLASNRDNNLVIYDRKRPLTQFDSQLSQPVKSMGWIDEQTLWAYDGETLNQYSLSGALISSHQSAANFVFYHPKRQTWFVLQQTLLLEYETLFESDSEALNKYTLDQKQTNQFSNLRIRGNDIYWQSAWSKEDYIWQLTLMPEQQPTLKKVGHLIWHYDIDALGNLLIAKMESIEGDIKKLTRLPEAAN is encoded by the coding sequence ATGGTTTGTTTTGGACATTGGCAGTTTGATCTCCAGCAAGACTGCCTAACACATAGGCAAAGCCAAGAAACCGTAAAACTTGAGCCACAAATGGCAAGGTTACTCGCACTTTTTATTGAGCATCATAACGAAGTACTAGAGAAATATTGGCTTACTGAGAAGCTATGGCAACACGCGGTTGTCGAACCTAATAGCCTTTATCAGCTACTAACTAAACTGCGAAAAGTGCTTGGGGATGACCCTAAAAACCCGATTTATATCAAAACTATCCCCAAACGGGGTTATCGCTTTATCGCGCCACTTACAAGCCATGATAAGGTGTCTCAGCATACGATAAAACCCGTAAAAACAATAACCAAGTCCCACTTTTTCTCTTTTAGCGCCGTCGTTATGGCAGTGTTATGCTTTGGCGCAATCGCCTTTTTTAATCAAACACCGACTGAAAAAACACCATCACGCTACGAAACCTCGAGCCTTAGCCATGATCTAGGCCTTGAATTTGACGTTGATGCCCACCAAAGCCAAGATCTCATCGCCTACATTAAAGATTTTACTCATCTTGTGATTGCCAACAAACAAGGCTATCAATTAAATGCACACCATTTCGACTCTCGTATTAGCTTTCCAAGTTGGAGCCCCGATTCAGATAAGCTAGCATTCTGGCAATATCAAGGCAGTGGCTGTCAACTTCATGTGATGACTGCTGCGGGGCAATTTTTCCACAGTTCTCAAATTATTCCCTGCCAGGTTGGTACTAAACCTGTTTGGAAAAATGATAAGGAACTTATTTTAACGTTCGGCCAATACAATGCCAAAGCAGCGCACCTTTACAGGCTAGAGTCCCATCAAATGGTCAAACTGCCACTCGCTTTGGCAGCCAATGAGCAGTTAAAAATGGCAATTCGAGGTTGGGGAGGCAAAACCTATTACTTAGTGCAAGATAAACAGAGGCTGGCAAGACTTCAAACACTCGATGGCACGGTTCATATAGAATGGCCTGTCCCTGTGACTTCCGTGGCATTTGATATTTATCATCAAGCCGTGATTGCGAGTCAATATGGCAGCTTGTCACGGCACTTTCGAGACGGTGACATTCACGCTATAAAAGAAACGGAGATTGGCCTTTATACAAGCTTTTCGAGCGATCAACATGGGGATATTTTTGCCGCATTAGAAAGCTTCCAAGTTAATATTAAAGACCGAGACAACCTCCCCTTATTTTCAAGCTCAAGCATCGATTACCTGCCACTGACCAACAGCTTGGGGGAAACCGCATTTATGTCTAGGCGCAGCGGCGTATGCGAGGTGTATCTTTATCGCGATGATAAAATCAGCCAGCTTTCTTTTCATCAGGGGCATGAGTACGTTGGCTTTTTAGTATGGAGTCCAGAGCTAAACTATTTGGCCTCAAACCGTGATAACAATTTAGTGATATACGACCGAAAACGCCCACTCACCCAGTTCGACTCTCAGCTGAGTCAGCCTGTCAAAAGCATGGGCTGGATTGATGAACAGACACTATGGGCTTATGACGGCGAAACTTTAAATCAATACAGTTTGTCTGGGGCGCTTATCAGCAGCCATCAAAGCGCAGCGAATTTTGTCTTTTATCACCCCAAAAGACAAACTTGGTTTGTGCTACAACAAACCCTACTACTTGAGTACGAGACGCTCTTCGAAAGCGACTCAGAAGCATTAAATAAATATACCCTAGACCAAAAGCAAACCAATCAATTTAGTAACTTAAGAATTCGCGGCAACGACATCTATTGGCAATCGGCTTGGTCAAAAGAGGATTACATCTGGCAACTCACATTGATGCCAGAGCAACAGCCTACACTTAAAAAAGTAGGCCACCTGATCTGGCACTACGATATCGACGCCCTTGGCAATCTGCTCATCGCGAAAATGGAGAGTATCGAAGGCGATATCAAGAAACTGACTCGCCTACCTGAAGCTGCAAATTAG